A region of Fusarium keratoplasticum isolate Fu6.1 chromosome 6, whole genome shotgun sequence DNA encodes the following proteins:
- a CDS encoding Alkaline phosphatase, giving the protein MLTMAFYEANESDPLLSGHGRSDDADNRKAVRHSRIRELGLFVWALVATAAVIVIAVWTQHEQQTRHDRNVPSAKRNLVFMVSDGMGPAPLSLTRSYRQFVQGLPHDDVLTLDKHFWGSSRTRSSSSLVTDSAAGATAFSCGKKSYNGAIAVLPNHDPCGTVLEAAKRAGYHTGLVVTTKIEDATPACFNSHVRVREMEDEIALQQIGEGALGRTVDLMLGGGRCNYLAKGTEGSCRADDTDVIKLATEKHNWTYTDSRSGFDALKGGENVELPFFGLFAPSDIPFEIDRRNLNDIYPSLSEMATTALRALEKATEKSDKGFFIMIEGSRIDHAGHINDPAAQVHEVLEYDKTFKAVLDFIKQSKTETVLVATSDHETGGLATAIQEPGHLPVYNWYPKVLANATASAEWLAAKLHAHLASESESKKDLEKLKKYINEELIIRGLGISNASDKEITTIAEHPESALVLFSALISLRAHVGWSTHGHTAVDVNIYSSGGPGTDAIRGNVENTDVGKFLREYLDVDVDVITEELKEKMDKSLLKGSDELDEESVLGSAEYHVLASI; this is encoded by the exons ATG CTAACAATGGCTTTTTATGAGGCCAACGAAAGCGATCCTCTCTTGTCCGGTCACGGCCGCTCCGATGACGCAGATAATCGCAAGGCTGTCCGGCACTCGCGCATTCGCGAGCTCGGCCTCTTTGTCTGGGCTCTTGTAGCCACCGCCGCAGTCATCGTCATTGCCGTCTGGACACAGCATGAGCAGCAGACGAGGCACGACCGCAATGTTCCCTCGGCGAAGCGAAACCTCGTTTTCATGGTCTCTGACGGCATGGGCCCCGCGCCGCTGTCCTTGACTCGCAGCTACAGGCAGTTCGTCCAGGGCCTCCCTCACGACGACGTCTTGACCCTCGACAAGCACTTTTGGGGATCCAGCCGTACTCGCTCCAGCAGCTCCCTCGTCACCGACAGCGCTGCCGGCGCGACCGCCTTCTCTTGCGGCAAGAAGAGCTACAATGGTGCCATCGCCGTCCTGCCAAACCACGACCCCTGCGGAACCGTGCTCGAGGCTGCGAAACGCGCCGGATACCATACCGGTCTCGTTGTTACAACCAAAATCGAGGATGCTACACCTGCATGTTTCAACTCCCATGTCAGGGTCCGAGAAATGGAGGACGAGATCGCTCTCCAGCAGATCGGCGAGGGCGCCCTTGGACGGACTGTAGACCTTATGCTTGGTGGTGGCCGATGCAACTACCTCGCCAAGGGAACTGAGGGCAGCTGCCGAGCCGACGACACGGATGTCATCAAACTTGCCACTGAGAAGCACAATTGGACTTACACCGATAGCCGCTCTGGCTTTGATGCCCTCAAGGGCGGCGAGAACGTCGAACTTCCCTTCTTTGGGCTCTTTGCACCCTCTGACATTCCCTTCGAGATTGACCGCCGAAACCTCAACGACATCTACCCTTCTCTGAGTGAGATGGCCACGACTGCTCTTCGCGCTCTTGAGAAGGCGACCGAGAAGAGCGACAAgggcttcttcatcatgatcgAGGGCAGCAGGATCGACCACGCCGGCCACATTAACGACCCGGCGGCTCAGGTCCACGAGGTCCTCGAGTACGACAAGACCTTCAAGGCCGTTCTCGACTTCATCAAGCAGAGCAAGACTGAAACCGTCCTTGTCGCCACCAGCGACCATGAAACTGGTGGTCTCGCCACCGCCATCCAGGAACCCGGTCACCTCCCAGTCTATAACTGGTACCCCAAGGTCCTTGCCAACGCTACCGCCTCGGCGGAGTGGCTTGCGGCCAAGCTCCACGCCCATCTTGCGTCTGAGTCTGAGTCGAAGAaggacctggagaagctcaagaagtaTATCaacgaggagctcatcatccgCGGCCTTGGTATCTCCAACGCCTCGGACAAGGAGatcaccaccatcgccgaGCACCCCGAGAGCGCTCTTGTCCTCTTCTCGGCCCTCATCTCCCTGCGGGCCCATGTCGGATGGAGCACCCACGGCCACACGGCCGTCGATGTCAACATCTACAGCTCTGGCGGCCCGGGCACTGACGCCATCCGAGGCAACGTTGAGAACACTGACGTTGGCAAGTTCCTGCGCGAGTACCTCGATGTCGACGTGGATGTCATTACCGAAGAactcaaggagaagatggacaaGTCTCTTCTTAAGGGTTCAGATGAACTAGATGAGGAATCGGTTCTTGGCAGTGCCGAGTACCACGTCCTCGCATCGATCTAG